One Vibrio rumoiensis genomic window, CTGTTGCGTTTGTGAAAGTAATGAGCGGCTATTAACCATATCAATTACTTAGTGTTGATTACCTAATTCTAGCAGAGTTGCATTGCCCCCTACTGCGGTAATATTGATGGTGCGCGTACGCTCTGTAATAAAGCGCAGCACAAGGCAAGGATCGTGAGCTAATATGCACTCCTTTTCCTCTGATGCCAGATCAATCGTTTCAGCGACAAAAGGCACGATAACGCCGTCTTTTTGTGCTAATAACCGATTAATCGACAATTCTGTCATTGTAGAACCGACAAACGAAGCAATACGAACATCTGAACGAAGCACCGCTTGGTAAGAATCGTAAGCCACAATGTGAACAAGATGAGCGGGTAATGCCGTGGTAATCGCAGTTTCAATACATTGATTTAATCCCATCTCATCACTGCATATAATCACGGCATTCCCCGCAATCACCGCACAAGTCAGTTGAGCCATCACCGCAGCCCATGGCATCCCTGCTTCAACAATCAAAACACAGATACCACGTCCTGCCGTATAAAGCTCATTGGTCTCGCCAGTTGGTCCTGGCATTAATTTAGGTTCCGCCAATCGCAATTGAGCTTGTTGTAAATGATACTTGATTACTGCACTTAATTCAGGCTGTTCCTGCTCTAAATTGCGACAAACGGACAGTAAACACTCACTTTTAAAGGTGTAATCGGTCAAGTTCCACTGTTCCCATGCCGTTTGAGCATCAAAAACCGTGACTTCAGAAAAACGAGTAATAGGTTGCATGACAAACGCTCCTAAGCTGATGGATTAGAGGTGGACATCGCCACTTGAGAAAAACGATATAGGTAATGCGGTCCGCCGGCTTTCGGACCTGTGCCAGATAACCCTTGTCCACCAAATGGTTGAACCCCTACCACCGCACCAACTTGATCGCGATTGATGTAGCAATTTCCGACACGCGCTTGCTTTTCAATCCAGCGATACGTCGTTTCGTTACGGCTATGCACCCCCATGGTTAAACCAAAGCCCGTTTGATTAATATCTTTTACCACTTGAGCCAATTGATTCGCTTTAAAACGAATAATATGAAGAATAGGACCGAATTTTTCCTCTTTAAGGGCTTGAATATTATCGATTTCAATAGCGGTTGGTGGAACAAAATCCCCTCGTTGACACACTTCAGATAGCGGTAATTCAATGACGATACGTTGGGTTTGTTTCATATTCTCTATATGAGCAAGCAGTTTATCTTTGGCGGTTTGATCAATCACCGGACCAACATCGGTTTGATGTAGATAAGGCAAACCAACCGATAGTTCCTGCATTCCCCCTTTAATCAACTCAATAACGCGATCAGCAATATCTTCTTGTACATAGAGCACACGCAGAGCAGAACAACGCTGTCCAGCCGAAGCAAAAGCCGAACGTAGTACATCACGTACCACTTGCTCAGGAAGAGCGGTACTATCCACAATCATGGCATTTTGCCCGCCTGTTTCCGCAATAAAAGGAACCGGTTTTGCGTCACGTTGCGCCAATGTGTGGTTAATACGTTGGGCTGTTGGAGTAGAGCCCGTAAACGCAACCCCAGCAATAGCAGGATGAGACGTTAATGCTTGACCAATTTCAGCGCCATTACCAGGCAGTAATTGAATCACACCTTCAGGGAAACCCGCTTCTAGCATCAACTCAACGGCTCGAGCAGCAATTAAGCTCGTCTGTTCAGCAGGTTTGGCTATGACGGTGTTGCCACTGACTAAAGCCGCAGTGATTTGACCAAGGAAAATCGCCAGTGGGAAGTTCCATGGGCTAATACAGACAAACACGCCATGCCCTTCACGATGAATCACTCGCTCTAATCCATCAAAACCCAATTGTTTCTGAGGGCTAAAAGTACTGTCTTGCTTAGCGTAGAAGCGACAGAAGTCTACCGCTTCACGAACTTCATCAATACTATCGTGTATGGTTTTCCCAGCTTCTTTATGACAAATCGCCACCAGTTCAGCCAAATGATCTTCTAATAGATCCGCTAAACGGTCTAATTTCTCTGAACGCACTTGGTAACCAGCCTTGTTCCACTCATGGAAGCATGACTGAGATACCTCAATTGCTTCGGAAACATGATCAAGGTTAGAAAACACCACAGATCCCAGCGAGATCTTTCTATCATAAGGCGCAGTCACCGATTGGATCTTGGCATGGACAGCATTTTCATCCTTGATCATGCTT contains:
- a CDS encoding aldehyde dehydrogenase family protein, translated to MQPITRFSEVTVFDAQTAWEQWNLTDYTFKSECLLSVCRNLEQEQPELSAVIKYHLQQAQLRLAEPKLMPGPTGETNELYTAGRGICVLIVEAGMPWAAVMAQLTCAVIAGNAVIICSDEMGLNQCIETAITTALPAHLVHIVAYDSYQAVLRSDVRIASFVGSTMTELSINRLLAQKDGVIVPFVAETIDLASEEKECILAHDPCLVLRFITERTRTINITAVGGNATLLELGNQH